The following proteins are encoded in a genomic region of candidate division WOR-3 bacterium:
- a CDS encoding CPBP family glutamic-type intramembrane protease, producing the protein MKNKKLNISIKIYIGFIIIFAIVGAINVFLPQGTSLKLQETTISKPKLAIINGFIILIFYGGLGLIGIKLSEKLGFANLWDPKSSNKERLLIPIFVGGGIGFFFILADIILTHYLGTPLPHPPFPTSLIASISAAIGEEIIFRLFFISSWVWFLSSILRGKWQNQIFWIVSIFSAITFGFAHLPSVMILLGLNSLREIPSCLFSGIILLNGILSIFTAYFFRKNGFLTAVEIHFWTDVIWHVIWGLIK; encoded by the coding sequence ATGAAAAATAAAAAACTAAATATATCAATTAAGATATATATTGGCTTTATTATAATATTTGCCATTGTAGGAGCTATAAATGTATTTCTGCCTCAAGGAACCTCTTTAAAGCTCCAAGAAACAACCATTTCAAAGCCAAAACTCGCTATTATAAATGGATTTATTATTCTCATTTTTTATGGAGGGTTGGGTCTTATTGGAATAAAACTCTCGGAAAAACTTGGCTTTGCTAATCTTTGGGATCCAAAAAGTTCTAATAAGGAAAGGCTCCTTATTCCAATTTTTGTTGGTGGAGGGATTGGATTCTTTTTCATTCTAGCTGATATAATTTTAACCCATTATTTGGGAACACCACTACCTCATCCTCCATTCCCCACTTCACTTATAGCTTCTATTAGTGCAGCCATTGGTGAAGAAATAATTTTCCGTTTGTTTTTTATCTCTTCTTGGGTTTGGTTCCTCTCTTCAATTCTAAGAGGAAAATGGCAGAATCAAATTTTTTGGATTGTCTCTATCTTTTCTGCCATTACCTTTGGCTTTGCTCATCTTCCTTCTGTTATGATTCTCCTTGGGTTGAATTCTCTTAGAGAAATCCCTTCGTGCTTATTTTCTGGAATTATTCTTCTAAATGGGATTCTTTCTATTTTTACCGCCTATTTTTTCCGAAAAAATGGATTTCTAACTGCAGTAGAAATCCATTTTTGGACTGATGTAATATGGCACGTTATCTGGGGTCTAATTAAATGA